The Panicum hallii strain FIL2 chromosome 9, PHallii_v3.1, whole genome shotgun sequence genome has a window encoding:
- the LOC112878297 gene encoding UTP:RNA uridylyltransferase 1-like — protein sequence MADASSSGDGGGGGPHPSASSSTATQPSPASLDGGLLLRLLQNPPPAHPCAETLASGPVAHHFFVDPAVATVGPLFAAPPQMQEGGFAWSSAFAPQPQQHQLRFPDPRFAPGEPYAALGGGGGGRGFGSGDAVRAERLRPGAPPPGFGKPSHPPAAPRDASNTFGGAPSREQNHHRHRGLCRTSNKELQTALPFAGGREAVGRMPHAEQRALPNTGGRDAAEGVMYREQQQDRLLSRTPPDMNTSRSFGRMPGRMLHGDQYTHPIQGGWMQHSDQGQQGPILTNTAQREQMWQGFREEKDHDLLKLPNANVHDIFGKAPVKELHHVIVPAGSSVQVGLWEDQVNGLEDGRLREVVLEHGIDGKVVAEAEAKNFEVSYQKSKVRFAGQDEEEEDDGGEEGSIIDQMTESLVIDDNVEAKVVLLQKTVPRSKDFRSDFSRGHRVSSQRIRFQRRNRPCRYDIDRFTPSFLSIFESLVPSEEEIAKQKQLLTSLSRIINKEWPNSKLYLYGSCANSFGFSNSDIDLCLSIDDKEMSKVDIILKLADILQAGNLQNIQPLTRARVPIVKLMDPETGLSCDICVNNLLAVVNTKLLRDYAQIDRRLRQLAFIVKHWAKSRRVNETYQGTLSSYAYVIMCIHLLQLRRILPCLQEMEATYLVTVDENNCAYFDQVDKLNNYGAHSRDTVSRLLWAFFHYWAYEHDYTRDVISIRTGRIISKERKDWTRRVGNDRHLICIEDPFELTHDLGRVVDKFTIKILREEFERAANILQFDPNPSVTLFEPYVPPPLPSLMQEGTVSATEVDL from the exons ATGGCCGACGCCTCTTCCTccggtgacggcggcggcggcggcccccaCCCTTCAGCCTCATCATCGACCGCCACACAGCCCTCGCCGGCGTCCCTCGacggcggcctcctcctccgcctcctccaaAACCCTCCCCCTGCCCACCCGTGCGCTGAAACCCTCGCCTCGGGCCCCGTCGCGCACCACTTCTTTGTCGACCCCGCCGTCGCCACCGTGGGCCCCCTCTTCGCCGCCCCGCCACAGATGCAGGAGGGCGGCTTCGCATGGTCCTCCGCCTTCGCcccgcagccgcagcagcaccagCTCCGGTTCCCCGATCCCCGATTCGCTCCTGGAGAACCCTACGCTGCTctaggcggaggcggcggcggcagggggttCGGATCTGGGGATGCGGTCAGGGCGGAGAGGCTTCGGCCGGGGGCGCCACCGCCTGGGTTTGGCAAGCCATCGCATCCGCCCGCTGCTCCCCGTGATGCCTCGAATACGTTTGGTGGAGCACCGAGCAGGGAGCAGAACCACCATCGTCACAGGGGTTTGTGTAGGACGTCGAATAAAGAGCTACAGACTGCTCTACCTTTTGCTGGTGGTCGCGAGGCAGTTGGCAGAATGCCTCACGCAGAGCAGCGGGCATTGCCAAATACTGGTGGTCGTGATGCAGCTGAAGGTGTGATGTACAGGGAGCAGCAGCAGGATCGCCTTTTGTCACGGACGCCGCCTGATATGAACACCAGTAGATCGTTTGGCAGGATGCCTGGCAGGATGCTACATGGAGATCAGTATACACATCCAATCCAAGGAGGCTGGATGCAGCATAGCGATCAGGGTCAGCAGGGACCCATCTTAACGAACACGGCACAAAGGGAGCAGATGTGGCAGGGATTTAGGGAGGAAAAGGACCATGACTTGCTGAAACTGCCAAATGCTAATGTCCATGATATATTTGGTAAGGCACCGGTAAAGGAACTGCACCATGTGATAGTACCTGCTGGCAGTTCAGTTCAGGTGGGTCTTTGGGAGGATCAAGTGAATGGTTTGGAAGATGGCAGACTAAGGGAAGTAGTTTTGGAGCATGGAATAGATGGAAAGGTGGTAGCAGAGGCAGAGGCAAAGAATTTTGAAGTATCATATCAAAAGAGCAAGGTTAGATTTGCTGGGcaggatgaagaagaagaagatgatgggGGGGAGGAGGGTTCTATAATTGACCAGATGACAGAAAGtctggtgattgatgacaatgTTGAGGCCAAGGTTGTATTATTGCAAAAAACTGTCCCAAGGAGTAAG GATTTCAGATCAGACTTCTCAAGAGGACATCGTGTATCAAGCCAGCGAATTAGATTTCAGAGAAGGAACAGGCCATGTCGATATGACATAGATCGATTCACACCTAGTTTCTTGTCAATTTTTGAATCATTGGTCCCCTCAGAGGAGGAAATTGCAAAGCAGAAGCAATTGTTAACATCTCTAAGCAGAATAATAAACAAGGAATGGCCTAACTCAAAACTATACCTCTATGGATCATGTGCCAATTCTTTCGGTTTCTCAAATAGTGATATTGATCTTTGTCTCTCAATTGATGACAAGGAAATGAGCAAGGTTGATATTATATTGAAATTGGCAGACATTCTACAAGCTGGAAATCTCCAGAATATTCAG CCATTAACTCGAGCAAGGGTCCCAATAGTGAAGCTTATGGATCCGGAAACAGGGCTTTCCTGTGATATATGTGTCAATAATCTTTTGGCAGTTGTTAACACGAAACTTCTACGAGATTATGCACAAATAGATAGAAGGTTACGGCAGTTGGCATTCATTGTGAAGCATTGGGCTAAATCTCGGCGTGTAAATGAAACTTACCAAGGGACACTTTCTAGTTATGC CTATGTGATAATGTGCATCCACCTCCTACAGCTGCGAAGAATACTCCCATGCCTACAG GAAATGGAGGCCACTTATTTGGTCACGGTGGATGAAAATAACTGTGCTTACTTTGACCAAGTGGACAAGCTAAATAACTACGGTGCTCACAGCAGAGACACCGTATCAAGGCTGCTCTGGGCCTTTTTCCATTACTGGGCATATGAGCACGATTACACAAGGGATGTCATATCAATTCGCACTGGAAGGATTATTAG TAAGGAGAGGAAGGATTGGACGAGACGGGTTGGAAATGACAGGCATCTCATATGCATCGAAGATCCATTTGAGCTCACCCATGATCTCGGTCGTGTTGTTGACAAGTTCACCATCAAGATACTCCGGGAGGAATTCGAGCGAGCTGCCAATATATTACAGTTTGATCCGAACCCCAGCGTCACACTCTTTGAGCCATACGTGCCCCCTCCATTGCCTAGCCTGATGCAAGAAGGAACTGTGAGTGCCACAGAAGTTGACCTATAA